The Brachionichthys hirsutus isolate HB-005 chromosome 1, CSIRO-AGI_Bhir_v1, whole genome shotgun sequence genome has a window encoding:
- the cyp2r1 gene encoding vitamin D 25-hydroxylase — translation MVSVGLRSLVPLVSRGEAALGAGCLAVAVLVLLLVRQLVKQRRPPGFPPGPSPIPVIGSILSLATEPHVFLKKQSQVHGQIFSMDLGGILTVVLNGYDCVRECLYHQSEVFADRPSLPLFEKMTKMGGLLNCKYGKGWIEHRKLACNSFRYFGSSQRTFERKISEECMFFVDAIDEHKGKPFNPKHLVTNAVSNITNLVIFGQRFTYDDQNFQHMIELFSENVELAVSGWALLYNAFPWLEYVPFGKHQKLFRNAAKVYDFLLQVTKAFSQGRVPQVPRHYVDAYLDELEQNAGDLSSSFSYENLIYSVGELIIAGTETTTNTLRWAMLYMGLYPNIQERVHREIDSVLANGRAPTLEDKQRMPYVEAVLHEVLRFCNIVPLGIFRATSQDATVNGYSIPKGTMVITNLYSVHFDEKYWNDPGVFSPQRFLDSNGSFVRREAFLPFSLGRRQCIGEQLARMEMFLFFTTLLQRFHLHFPPGTVPTVTPKLGMTLQPKPYSICAVRRQKYPCS, via the exons ATGGTCTCGGTCGGATTGCGGTCTCTGGTGCCTCTGGTGTCCCGCGGAGAGGCTGCGCTCGGTGCGGGCTGCCTGGCCGTCGCCGTCCTCGTCCTGCTGCTCGTCCGGCAGCTCGTCAAGCAGAGACGACCCCCCGGTTTCCCCCCCGGTCCGTCTCCCATCCCGGTGATAGGCAGCATCCTGTCTCTGGCCACCGAGCCGCACGTCTTCCTCAAGAAGCAGAGCCAAGTGCACGGACAG ATCTTCAGCATGGACCTCGGAGGCATCCTCACCGTGGTGCTAAACGGATACGACTGCGTCAGGGAATGCTTGTACCATCAGAGCGAGGTGTTCGCTGATCGACCGTCGCTGCCCCTCTTCGAGAAAATGACCAAGATGGGTG GGCTTCTCAATTGCAAATACGGCAAAGGCTGGATCGAGCACCGCAAACTGGCCTGCAACTCTTTCCGTTACTTCGGCAGCAGCCAGAGAACGTTCGAGAGGAAGATCTCGGAGGAGTGCATGTTCTTTGTCGATGCCATCGATGAGCACAAGGGGAAGCCCTTCAACCCCAAACACCTGGTGACCAACGCCGTGTCCAACATCACCAACCTGGTCATTTTCGGACAGCGTTTTACTTACGACGACCAAAACTTCCAGCACATGATCGAGCTCTTCAGCGAGAACGTGGAGCTGGCGGTGAGCGGCTGGGCCCTCCTCTACAACGCCTTCCCTTGGCTCGAGTACGTGCCCTTCGGGAAACACCAGAAGCTGTTCCGCAACGCTGCGAAGGTTTACGACTTCTTGCTGCAGGTTACGAAGGCTTTTTCGCAGGGCAGGGTCCCGCAGGTTCCTCGCCACTACGTCGATGCCTATTTAGATGAGTTGGAGCAAAACGCCGGAGACCTTAGTTCTTCTTTCTCCTATGAAAACCTGATCTATTCTGTGGGGGAGCTCATTATTGCTGGGACGGAGACCACAACGAACACCCTGCGCTGGGCGATGCTCTACATGGGCCTCTACCCCAACATACAAG AGAGGGTGCACAGAGAGATCGATAGCGTCCTGGCCAACGGGAGGGCCCCCACACTGGAGGACAAGCAGAGGATGCCCTACGTGGAGGCCGTTCTGCACGAGGTCCTTCGTTTCTGCAACATCGTCCCGCTCGGTATTTTCCGTGCCACTTCCCAGGATGCCACGGTCAACGGGTACTCGATTCCGAAAGGCACCATGGTGATCACGAACCTTTACTCGGTGCACTTTGATGAAAAATACTGGAACGATCCAGGAGTTTTCTCACCGCAGAGGTTTCTGGACAGCAATGGCAGCTTCGTGAGGCGCGAGGCCTTCCTGCCATTCTCTCTGG GGAGGCGTCAGTGCATTGGCGAGCAGCTCGCCAGGATGGAGATGTTCCTCTTTTTCACCACGTTGCTGCAGAGGTTCCATCTTCACTTCCCTCCAGGAACTGTTCCCACGGTCACTCCCAAATTAGGCATGACCTTACAGCCCAAACCTTACTCCATCTGTGCCGTCCGCCGCCAGAAGTATCCCTGCTCTTGA